The following nucleotide sequence is from Sebaldella sp. S0638.
AAGCAACTAAAATATTTACCGAATATTATCTGTACCAAAAGCTTCCTAACATAACAGAATGGCAGGATGTCACAGATACTATGTAGATACTTTAAAGGAGGAATACAATGTATGTTTCGGTCTTAAAACTAAAAATAAAACTTCCTTTTTCAGAATCATTAAAAGATAAACGAATGGTGAAGAATAGCGTAAGAGATAAAATAGAAAGAATTTTTAAGGCTTTGGTAAAAGAAATAGACACACCGGATAATAAGAAAATACTGAGTCTCGGAGTAGTCTATGCGTCATCTACACAGACAAGCGCAGAACAGCAGATAAATAAAATTCTGGAATATATGGAACGAAATTATGACTATGAATTTTATGAATCAGAGAAATATATAGAAAAATTTTAGACATTATAATAAAGAAAGACAGCTTTTCGGGCTGTCTTTCTTTGGTTTTACCGGGGAGTGTGCAAGAAAGTCTGTAAATTAAATCTGATATAATAAAAGATTTGTTTTTCATATATTGATTTATCTATT
It contains:
- a CDS encoding DUF503 domain-containing protein, with product MYVSVLKLKIKLPFSESLKDKRMVKNSVRDKIERIFKALVKEIDTPDNKKILSLGVVYASSTQTSAEQQINKILEYMERNYDYEFYESEKYIEKF